From a single Lates calcarifer isolate ASB-BC8 linkage group LG12, TLL_Latcal_v3, whole genome shotgun sequence genomic region:
- the npffl gene encoding pro-FMRFamide-related neuropeptide FF like yields MDTAAVGTLLALLMATAGVSQALHIQGGLDKNDILPGSSEENMADRLLGLESEITDNSVDDRLLASVLRALLLGSQRETRNSVLHQPQRFGRGSRGQVVSEDQIQSRNWEGAPGQIWSMAVPQRFGKK; encoded by the exons ATGGACACAGCTGCAGTGGGGACTCTTCTGGCTCTGCTCATGGCGACGGCTGGCGTCAGTCAGGCTCTTCACATCCAAGGTGGTCTGGACAAAAATGACATCCTGCCAGGCAGCTCAGAGGAGAACATGGCCGACCGCCTGCTAGGGCTG GAGAGTGAGATCACAGATAACAGCGTTGATGATCGTCTGCTGGCCTCAGTGCTCAGAGCTCTGCTGCTCGGGTCTCAGAGAGAAACCAGGAACTCTGTCCTCCATCAGCCACAGAG ATTCGGCCGTGGATCCAGAGGGCAGGTTGTGTCGGAGGATCAGATACAGTCTCGTAACTGGGAGGGAGCCCCCGGTCAGATCTGGAGTATGGCCGTGCCCCAGAGATTTGGCAAGAAATAA